The genomic window TTTATTGATGGCTGTAGAATTACAGCTTTCACAGTGTTTCTACTTTTGTCTTGTGAGACAATATACTTTTCATGATAAAGTAAAATGCACAAACTCAATAATTTTGGAAACATCAGCACTACAGCCCTTCTTTATCACTTCTACTGATACAGAAATGTCCCAAATGAGACTGTGGTGAAATGTTGTTGAAAAATAGTAAATTCTGAATTGTTTCAGATTTCTCATCTCCTGAGCAGAGTGGAGCAGTCAATAATGCAGCAAGAAGCAAAGCTGAAGGTTGCGTATAAGGAGAGCACGCAGCAGCTCCACCTGCTGGACACCAAGTGAGTGAGCTGCCATCGGCCCGAAGAGACGATCCCATTTTTAGTGCCCCAGAGTTGTGGTATTTCATATAAATacttctattttgttttcattattttccaaaacaatGTTGCCTGCCTTGTCCCATTTACTAGCCTTAAAGTTTGAAGATTTGCCTTGATACGGTGTCAAGAATGCAGTAATTATCATTAAATTTTTGTGATCATCATAAAAGAATGGTGCTGAATGACTGAAATTTCTGCTCTTTTTATCTCCTAATTTGTATTATgcttttagattaaaaaacGCTATTGAGGAACTCAGCAGCCAGATTTTGTCTGCACGCAGCTGGTTGGAACAGGAACATGAAAGGATTGAAAAAGAGCTTGTGCAAAAGCTGGACCAACTCTCATTGACTTTTAAGGAAACCACAGTAAGTTTCATTACAGTCTCCTAACACTTCTCAGGAACTATTTAAAAGCATTATTATTAACTGGGACTTTCAGACCTCACCAATAGTTGCAGAACTCTTTTCATTGATATCAAGCATAGCATTCCCATGGCCTGAGAGTCTTGAAATAGATCTGACCACTTTAAAAACATCAGTATTTTAGCCTACTATCAAGTGAATTTAAAGTGTTTTCTAAAGTAAATTTTAATTCCTTACACCTTTAAATCCCACATAAGAAAAGATGATTAATCAATACCTATTGCATATCTGGGAAACACCACTCTAGTTTCATACACAAAAGAAaccattaaaattatttttcctggcTCCAGGAAATAAGTGAAAGAGCTATAGAGATGAAATTCAACCAAATGTCAGAGAAAATTGacaaaatagaagaaatacagaagattACCATGGAAGCACACGAGGCACAACAGAAtgaagaaaagataaatattcGCATTGGCAAACTTCAAAATGAGATTAATGAAgacataaaagaaatgaaagctgaagTTAATGCTGGTAGGACTATGATTGATCGAGATCTTTCTTCTGAATTGCGGTAACAATGACTGACCTTTAACACTGTTCAAAATGTCTTTGTactaaagtattttaaagacaCTGGGGCCAAACGCAGTGGTTGCATCTGTTGCATTTAAAAGGGCTTTCACTACGTGTGAAGCTCACAGAAACAAGAGGTGACATCTTAATAGCTTAGAAGTGCTTCCCTTGAACATATGTAAGCATGGTTTGGCTGCAATCAGGGGCATTATTGCTATCAGCACACCAGCATAATTGAAGtcctatttttcttcagaatttttaCTATCGTTCCAGTGTAAAATTGAGTGTTATGGTAGGAGGCATATTCTGATATTAACTACATCATACTCTTTTGCTTTATATTATAGACTAATTCAATTCTCATGTGCAATTAGGGTTTGCAGCTATCTATGAGAGCATTGGGTCTCTACGGCAAGTTCTAGAAGCGAAAATGAAGCTTGACAGAGATGAACTACAGAAGCAGATCCACCAAATGAAGCAGGAGATTCCAGCATGGGGAGAGGCTGGACCGTGACTGCAAGATTTTGTCTGAGATGAATATTTACCTGGCTAATAGGCAGACTATAATCTTGTTCCAGTCTGTAATCCAAATGTAATGCATGTACCGAAGGAcatgctgctgttgcacaggTTTGTATGTTTAAGTGGTAAATGCAAGCTTTTAACAGATCAACTGACAGGAAGCTTTTATGGGCTGAGGTGCTGATTTACCACTGCACTACTCTAGTTGCTCTCAGGAGATTACCAACGTAAAGCTAGAGTAATATATTGGTGAAGCTGGCACCTAACTTGCTAAAGGCATTTCAATGCTCCCCAGTTTTGTAGGCTTGATCAGGCAGTTATATGCTTATAAGTATAAGCATCCCgatatattcttttttaaatatgaagttGGTATCACTTGTTTATTATCAGTTTGGCGAGGTTCTCCACCTTGATACAAATTACTATGTTTGAAGTCACCGGACATTTTTGCAGTGACCTTCTCTACTATTGACTGCCGGAGGAGACAGAATTGGCACCAAACTGACCAATTTTCAAAACTTAGACACTGTCAGAAAACTTTTGTTTAGCTGTGCAAATatcctgtgtgtgtgcatacgcgtgtgtgtgtgtggaaactAAATAGTATTATATAATGTAGTTGTAGACTAAGATGATTAATGACAATATAAGAAACAACTTGTGGTCTTACGTATTGTGacctttttaaatgaataacCAAGTAGACTTGAGACAAAGTAAAAAAACTTATATACAGTATTTTATAAGCTGGGCATGTGTTCCTGTGACTTGTTTCATTATATTACTATGGATTTTGAAaggtttgaaaacaaaagaaaaagtgatgaTCTGGAGATAAAGTCTGGAGAATTTTGtgtaaaatgaaatgcagtttaTGATCTGCTTAACAATTTCTATTGAAGTAAAACAACTAACTCTTCAAATTTAAGtagattttaataattttgtagGTTCAAACTGGTAATTCATGGTATTTCCAAATAATAATGGTGCTTATTTCCATTCCCATAATAGTTTACATGCTGAAAATGAGCACCCATGCAGAATAATAATCtagatgggaaaaaatatattttgattctTTATCTTCATTCAGAGCTTATTTTTGCTTATGTTTTCAAATCACACAGGATTAAGCAGTCTTGAAGTATAACAGGCTTCATCCAGTATCCTATTAATTTAT from Anas platyrhynchos isolate ZD024472 breed Pekin duck chromosome 11, IASCAAS_PekinDuck_T2T, whole genome shotgun sequence includes these protein-coding regions:
- the FAM81A gene encoding protein FAM81A isoform X2 is translated as MAQRSPIFPTLAHSERRVRNIPLHSQALTAVPLASASLVDQLEDRILSHEKTTAALVEHAFRIKEDIVSTLHRMQNKGGGDRLARQLLEEHIRNITAIVRQLNRDIEMLQEQIRVRDNLSYGTNSTLKSLEMRQLSGLGDLRGRVARCDAGLARLSAEHKITYERLQSLSKDQHTSKLILESKIKEAEIQISHLLSRVEQSIMQQEAKLKVAYKESTQQLHLLDTKLKNAIEELSSQILSARSWLEQEHERIEKELVQKLDQLSLTFKETTEISERAIEMKFNQMSEKIDKIEEIQKITMEAHEAQQNEEKINIRIGKLQNEINEDIKEMKAEVNAGFAAIYESIGSLRQVLEAKMKLDRDELQKQIHQMKQEIPAWGEAGP